A genomic region of Macaca mulatta isolate MMU2019108-1 chromosome 5, T2T-MMU8v2.0, whole genome shotgun sequence contains the following coding sequences:
- the LOC708989 gene encoding UDP-glucuronosyltransferase 2B18, which produces MSVKWTSVILLIQLSFYFSSGSCGKVLVWAAEYSHWMNMKTILEELVQRGHEVTVLASSASILFDPNNSSALKIEVFPTSLTKTEFENIIRQQIKRWSELPKDTFWLYFSQIQEIMWKFGDITRNFCKDVVSNKKLMKKLQKSRFDVVFADAIFPCSELLAELLNTPLVYSLRFTPGYNFEKHCGGFLFPPSYVPVVMSELSDHMTFMERVKNMIYMLYFDFCFQIYAMKKWDQFYSEVLGRPTTLSETMGKADIWLIRNSWNFQFPHPLLPNVDFVGGLHCKPAKPLPKEMEEFVQSSGENGVVVFSLGSMVTNMKEERANVIASALAQIPQKVLWRFDGKKPDTLGLNTRLYKWIPQNDLLGHPKTRAFITHGGSNGIYEAIYHGVPMVGIPLFADQPDNIAHMKAKGAAVRLDFDTMSSTDLVNALKTVINDPLYKENVMKLSRIQHDQPVKPLDRAVFWIEFVMRHKGAKHLRPAAHDLTWFQYHSLDVIGFLLACVATVIFIIMKCCLFCFWKFARKGKKGKSD; this is translated from the exons ATGTCTGTGAAATGGACTTCAGTAATTCTGCTAATACAACTGAGCTTTTACTTTAGCTCTGGGAGTTGTGGAAAGGTGCTGGTGTGGGCGGCAGAATATAGCCATTGGATGAATATGAAGACAATCCTGGAAGAGCTTGTCCAGAGAGGTCATGAGGTGACTGTACTGGCATCTTCAGCTTCCATTCTTTTTGATCCCAACAACTCATCCGCTCTTAAAATTGAAGTTTTTCCTACATCTTTAACTAAAACTGAGTTTGAGAATATCATCAGGCAACAGATTAAGAGATGGTCAGAACTTCCAAAAGATacattttggttatatttttcaCAAATACAAGAAATCATGTGGAAGTTTGGTGACATAACTAGAAATTTCTGTAAAGATGTAGTTTCAAATaagaaattaatgaagaaacTACAAAAGTCAAGATTTGACGTCGTTTTTGCAGATGCTATTTTTCCCTGTAGTGAGTTGCTGGCTGAGCTACTTAACACACCCCTTGTGTACAGTCTCCGCTTCACTCCTGGCTACAATTTTGAAAAGCATTGTGGAGgatttcttttccctccctcctacGTACCTGTTGTTATGTCAGAATTAAGTGATCACATGACTTTCATGGAGAGGGTAAAAAATATGATCTATATgctttattttgacttttgtttccaAATATATGCCATGAAGAAGTGGGATCAGTTTTATAGTGAAGTTctag GAAGACCCACTACATTATCTGAGACAATGGGGAAAGCTGACATATGGCTTATTCGAAACTCCTGGaattttcagtttccacatcCACTCTTACCAAATGTTGATTTTGTTGGAGGACTCCACTGCAAACCTGCCAAACCCCTACCTAAG GAAATGGAAGAGTTTGTACAGAGCTCTGGAGAAAATGGTGTTGTGGTGTTTTCTCTGGGGTCAATGGTCACTAACATGAAAGAAGAAAGGGCCAACGTAATTGCATCAGCCCTTGCCCAGATCCCACAAAAG GTTCTGTGGAGATTTGATGGAAAAAAACCAGATACCTTAGGTCTCAATACTCGGCTCTATAAGTGGATACCCCAGAATGATCTTCTAG GTCATCCAAAAACCAGAGCTTTTATAACTCACGGTGGATCCAATGGCATCTACGAGGCAATCTACCATGGGGTCCCTATGGTGGGCATTCCATTGTTTGCCGATCAACCTGATAACATTGCTCACATGAAAGCCAAAGGAGCAGCTGTTAGATTGGACTTCGACACAATGTCGAGTACAGACTTGGTGAATGCCCTGAAGACAGTAATTAATGATCCTTT ATATAAAGAGAATGTTATGAAATTATCAAGAATTCAACATGATCAACCAGTGAAGCCCCTGGATCGAGCAGTCTTCTGGATTGAATTTGTCATGCGCCACAAAGGAGCTAAACACCTTCGGCCTGCAGCCCATGACCTCACCTGGTTCCAGTATCACTCTTTGGATGTGATTGGGTTCCTGCTGGCCTGTGTGGCAACTGTGATATTTATCATCATGAAAtgttgtctgttttgtttctgGAAGTTtgctagaaaaggaaagaagggaaaaagtgATTAG